The following coding sequences lie in one Streptomyces xiamenensis genomic window:
- a CDS encoding type II toxin-antitoxin system Phd/YefM family antitoxin gives MNDAVSVPEARAQLATLINRAEAGDASVITRNGVPVAALVPIHAYEALEDAADALLAREAVVHLGDETVSMGELLADLFGEEGGKGTATA, from the coding sequence GTGAATGATGCGGTCAGTGTCCCTGAGGCCAGGGCCCAACTCGCCACGCTCATCAACCGGGCCGAGGCCGGGGACGCCAGCGTGATCACCAGGAACGGCGTTCCGGTGGCGGCGCTGGTGCCGATCCACGCGTACGAGGCACTGGAAGACGCCGCGGACGCACTGCTGGCCCGTGAGGCGGTAGTACATCTCGGGGACGAGACGGTCAGCATGGGCGAACTGCTGGCCGATCTCTTCGGCGAGGAAGGCGGCAAGGGAACCGCAACGGCATGA
- a CDS encoding helix-turn-helix domain-containing protein: MGTIAASIRRERNRTGLSLTEVARRAGIAKSTLSQLENGTGNPSVETLWALGVALGVPFSHLVDPPRPVTRVIRAGEGPATRSEHADYTAVVLATCPPGARRDIYRILIEPGEPRISDPHMPGTVEHAVLATGHALIGPADAPEELHPGDYISYPGDAPHTFRALAPDTSAVMVMEHI, encoded by the coding sequence ATCGGCACCATCGCGGCCTCGATCCGCCGCGAGCGGAACCGGACCGGTCTGTCCCTGACCGAGGTCGCCCGGCGCGCCGGGATCGCCAAGTCGACCCTGTCCCAGCTGGAGAACGGCACCGGGAATCCCAGCGTGGAGACGCTGTGGGCGCTGGGGGTGGCGCTCGGCGTCCCGTTCAGCCACCTCGTGGACCCGCCCCGCCCCGTCACCCGGGTCATCCGGGCCGGCGAGGGCCCGGCGACCCGCTCCGAACACGCCGACTACACGGCCGTCGTCCTGGCCACCTGCCCGCCCGGCGCGCGCCGGGACATCTACCGGATTCTCATCGAGCCGGGCGAGCCCCGGATCTCGGACCCGCACATGCCGGGCACGGTCGAACACGCCGTCCTGGCCACCGGGCACGCCCTGATCGGCCCCGCCGACGCCCCCGAGGAACTGCACCCGGGGGACTACATCTCCTACCCGGGCGACGCCCCCCACACCTTCCGCGCCCTGGCACCGGACACCTCGGCCGTGATGGTGATGGAACACATCTGA